The Rhododendron vialii isolate Sample 1 chromosome 6a, ASM3025357v1 genome includes a window with the following:
- the LOC131328849 gene encoding wax ester synthase/diacylglycerol acyltransferase 11-like isoform X1, with protein MHVLSTNLKRPGGGGLPNQKYHQNKRERERERERERMEDYSPDENEVLLADMPVSPSGQYFNSSMLSVSILAVLESEVPLDNIPSMTLLQDVFLPINPRFSSIMVGDTKGFKKWKRVEVKLEDHIKFPSLPSGMSPGFYDDYFNDYLSKISLDQFPQNRPLWEVHILKYPTSNAAGHIIFKLHHALGDGFSLMGALLSCLQRADNPSLPLTFPSRESSSRRDGKSAKGIFRYVGRVFSGVANTVSDIGLALVKSSFLTDGRTPIRSGKDGVEFRPSTITTLTFCLDQIKQIKAKLGVTINDVVTGIIFLGTRLYMQSTSSSHDDRNQQQGNANATALVVLNTRAIGGYKTIGEMVKPDSEMPWGNHFTFLHVSIPKFSHNNGAFTDESNSSPIRFVRKAHTIIKRKRNSAAVYLTGRILEILRKFRGHEAVARYIYNTLKNSSIGMSNLIGPVEQMALANHPIKGLYFTLVGGPEGLTITMISYVGKLRVTMRMEKGFMDSKKFNSCIENAFDMIFQAAVQDAPPSNS; from the exons gagagagagagagaatggaggacTACAGTCCTGATGAGAATGAAGTACTACTAGCAGATATGCCAGTGAGTCCGAGTGGACAGTATTTCAACAGCTCGATGTTATCAGTATCAATTCTAGCTGTTTTGGAATCGGAAGTTCCACTTGACAACATACCAAGCATGACATTGCTTCAGGATGTCTTCCTCCCCATCAACCCACGATTTTCCTCCATCatg GTTGGAGACACGAAGGGATTCAAAAAATGGAAGAGGGTGGAAGTGAAGCTAGAAGACCACATCAAGTTCCCTTCTTTACCCTCCGGAATGTCGCCGGGATTTTACGACGACTACTTCAACGATTACTTGTCGAAAATTTCCTTGGATCAATTCCCACAAAACAGACCGTTATGGGAAGTTCACATACTCAAATACCCCACTAGTAATGCAGCCGGACACATAATTTTCAAGCTTCACCACGCCCTTGGCGATGGTTTCTCTCTCATGGGAGCTCTTCTTTCTTGCTTACAAAGAGCTGACAATCCTTCTCTCCCCTTAACCTTCCCTTCTCGTGAATCTAGCTCGAGAAGGGATGGAAAAAGTGCTAAAGGGATATTTCGGTATGTGGGTCGGGTTTTCTCTGGGGTTGCCAATACCGTATCGGATATTGGGTTAGCCCTTGTGAAGAGTAGCTTCCTTACAGATGGACGGACACCGATCCGGTCCGGTAAAGATGGGGTGGAGTTCCGGCCCAGCACGATCACTACCTTAACATTTTGCCTTGATCAGATCAAACAAATCAAAGCCAAGCTTGGGGTT ACGATAAACGACGTAGTTACGGGAATAATTTTCTTGGGAACTCGGCTATACATGCAATCAACATCATCGAGCCATGATGATCGTAATCAGCAGCAGGGCAATGCAAATGCTACTGCACTGGTGGTGCTCAACACCAGAGCCATCGGTGGGTACAAGACGATTGGAGAGATGGTGAAACCCGATTCTGAGATGCCGTGGGGGAACCACTTCACCTTCTTGCATGTCTCCATACCTAAGTTTAGTCACAATAATGGTGCTTTTACTGATGAGTCTAATTCAAGTCCAATCAGATTTGTGAGGAAAGCACATACGATCATTAAGAGGAAAAGAAACTCTGCTGCGGTTTATCTCACTGGTAGGATCCTAGAGATATTGAGGAAATTTAGAGGCCATGAG GCAGTAGCTCGGTACATTTACAACACATTGAAAAACTCAAGCATAGGAATGTCGAATTTGATTGGGCCGGTTGAGCAAATGGCTTTGGCTAATCACCCCATCAAAGGATTGTACTTTACACTGGTCGGCGGTCCAGAG GGTCTTACAATAACGATGATAAGCTACGTGGGCAAGTTAAGAGTCACCATGCGGATGGAAAAAGGTTTCATGGATTCAAAGAAATTCAATTCATGTATTGAGAATGCCTTCGACATGATATTTCAAGCCGCGGTTCAAGATGCCCCACCATCAAATTCATAG
- the LOC131328849 gene encoding wax ester synthase/diacylglycerol acyltransferase 4-like isoform X2 produces MHVLSTNLKRPGGGGLPNQKYHQNKRERERERERERMEDYSPDENEVLLADMPVSPSGQYFNSSMLSVSILAVLESEVPLDNIPSMTLLQDVFLPINPRFSSIMVGDTKGFKKWKRVEVKLEDHIKFPSLPSGMSPGFYDDYFNDYLSKISLDQFPQNRPLWEVHILKYPTSNAAGHIIFKLHHALGDGFSLMGALLSCLQRADNPSLPLTFPSRESSSRRDGKSAKGIFRYVGRVFSGVANTVSDIGLALVKSSFLTDGRTPIRSGKDGVEFRPSTITTLTFCLDQIKQIKAKLGVTINDVVTGIIFLGTRLYMQSTSSSHDDRNQQQGNANATALVVLNTRAIGGYKTIGEMVKPDSEMPWGNHFTFLHVSIPKFSHNNGAFTDESNSSPIRFVRKAHTIIKRKRNSAAVYLTGRILEILRKFRGHEGLTITMISYVGKLRVTMRMEKGFMDSKKFNSCIENAFDMIFQAAVQDAPPSNS; encoded by the exons gagagagagagagaatggaggacTACAGTCCTGATGAGAATGAAGTACTACTAGCAGATATGCCAGTGAGTCCGAGTGGACAGTATTTCAACAGCTCGATGTTATCAGTATCAATTCTAGCTGTTTTGGAATCGGAAGTTCCACTTGACAACATACCAAGCATGACATTGCTTCAGGATGTCTTCCTCCCCATCAACCCACGATTTTCCTCCATCatg GTTGGAGACACGAAGGGATTCAAAAAATGGAAGAGGGTGGAAGTGAAGCTAGAAGACCACATCAAGTTCCCTTCTTTACCCTCCGGAATGTCGCCGGGATTTTACGACGACTACTTCAACGATTACTTGTCGAAAATTTCCTTGGATCAATTCCCACAAAACAGACCGTTATGGGAAGTTCACATACTCAAATACCCCACTAGTAATGCAGCCGGACACATAATTTTCAAGCTTCACCACGCCCTTGGCGATGGTTTCTCTCTCATGGGAGCTCTTCTTTCTTGCTTACAAAGAGCTGACAATCCTTCTCTCCCCTTAACCTTCCCTTCTCGTGAATCTAGCTCGAGAAGGGATGGAAAAAGTGCTAAAGGGATATTTCGGTATGTGGGTCGGGTTTTCTCTGGGGTTGCCAATACCGTATCGGATATTGGGTTAGCCCTTGTGAAGAGTAGCTTCCTTACAGATGGACGGACACCGATCCGGTCCGGTAAAGATGGGGTGGAGTTCCGGCCCAGCACGATCACTACCTTAACATTTTGCCTTGATCAGATCAAACAAATCAAAGCCAAGCTTGGGGTT ACGATAAACGACGTAGTTACGGGAATAATTTTCTTGGGAACTCGGCTATACATGCAATCAACATCATCGAGCCATGATGATCGTAATCAGCAGCAGGGCAATGCAAATGCTACTGCACTGGTGGTGCTCAACACCAGAGCCATCGGTGGGTACAAGACGATTGGAGAGATGGTGAAACCCGATTCTGAGATGCCGTGGGGGAACCACTTCACCTTCTTGCATGTCTCCATACCTAAGTTTAGTCACAATAATGGTGCTTTTACTGATGAGTCTAATTCAAGTCCAATCAGATTTGTGAGGAAAGCACATACGATCATTAAGAGGAAAAGAAACTCTGCTGCGGTTTATCTCACTGGTAGGATCCTAGAGATATTGAGGAAATTTAGAGGCCATGAG GGTCTTACAATAACGATGATAAGCTACGTGGGCAAGTTAAGAGTCACCATGCGGATGGAAAAAGGTTTCATGGATTCAAAGAAATTCAATTCATGTATTGAGAATGCCTTCGACATGATATTTCAAGCCGCGGTTCAAGATGCCCCACCATCAAATTCATAG